Proteins encoded within one genomic window of Candidatus Desulfarcum epimagneticum:
- the argH gene encoding Argininosuccinate lyase — translation MSGKLWDGRFSEKTGEIMEDFSASIHFDQRLWPHDIKGSLAHCRMLADAGVISKEEFEAISKGLKKIEKELRSGSFKFENRLEDIHMHIESRLFEVAGKPALKLHTARSRNDQVALDIRMWLKDEIMGAARRLLRLQKTIARMARDHMDAILPGYTHLQRAQPVLFSHHLMAYVEMFSRDFDRMMDVYKRTDVMPLGAAALAGTTYPIDRAAVADMLGFSKVSENSMDSVSDRDFTMEFLSAAAICMTHLSRMSEEIILWSSAEFDFIGLPDAFSTGSSIMPQKKNPDAAELVRGKTGRVFGSLTALLTLMKSLPLAYNRDMQEDKEPLFDAADTLKACLNIYIRMLPHMEIKKDHMRAAAQKGFLNATDLADYLAQKGMPFRKAHDCAGRMVAKAISQKKELHEMNLEEMRAFSPLISPDIFEALSLKTMIKRRSSYGGTAPENVSAAVDRALARIEGLLEPHDPGHGNGV, via the coding sequence ATGTCCGGGAAACTGTGGGACGGAAGATTTTCGGAAAAAACAGGCGAAATCATGGAGGATTTTTCCGCCTCCATCCATTTTGACCAGCGCCTGTGGCCCCACGACATCAAAGGCAGCCTGGCCCACTGCCGAATGCTGGCCGATGCGGGCGTGATCTCCAAAGAGGAGTTTGAGGCCATTTCCAAAGGGCTCAAAAAAATCGAAAAGGAGCTTCGGTCCGGCTCGTTCAAGTTTGAAAACCGGCTGGAAGACATCCACATGCACATCGAGTCCCGGCTTTTTGAAGTGGCCGGGAAACCGGCCCTCAAGCTCCACACGGCCCGAAGCCGGAACGACCAGGTGGCGCTGGATATCCGCATGTGGCTCAAAGACGAGATCATGGGCGCGGCCCGGCGCCTTTTGAGGCTTCAAAAAACCATCGCCCGGATGGCCCGGGACCACATGGACGCGATCCTGCCCGGCTACACCCATCTCCAGAGGGCCCAGCCGGTTTTGTTTTCCCACCATCTCATGGCCTACGTGGAGATGTTCTCCCGGGATTTCGACCGGATGATGGACGTTTATAAACGAACGGACGTCATGCCCCTGGGCGCCGCCGCGCTGGCCGGAACCACCTATCCCATCGACCGGGCGGCCGTGGCCGATATGCTGGGTTTTTCAAAAGTATCTGAAAACAGCATGGATTCCGTGTCCGACCGGGATTTCACCATGGAGTTCTTATCGGCGGCCGCCATCTGCATGACCCATTTGAGCCGCATGTCCGAGGAGATCATCCTGTGGTCCTCGGCGGAGTTTGATTTCATCGGCCTTCCAGACGCCTTTTCCACGGGCAGCAGCATCATGCCCCAGAAAAAAAACCCCGACGCCGCCGAGCTGGTCCGGGGAAAAACCGGCCGGGTCTTCGGCTCCCTCACGGCCCTTCTGACCCTCATGAAATCCCTTCCCCTGGCCTACAACCGGGACATGCAGGAGGACAAGGAGCCGCTTTTCGACGCCGCCGACACCCTCAAAGCGTGCCTTAATATCTACATCCGCATGCTGCCCCATATGGAGATCAAAAAAGACCACATGCGCGCCGCGGCCCAAAAGGGCTTTCTCAACGCCACGGACCTGGCCGATTATCTCGCGCAAAAGGGCATGCCCTTCCGAAAGGCCCACGACTGCGCCGGCCGGATGGTGGCCAAAGCGATCTCGCAGAAAAAAGAGCTGCATGAGATGAATCTGGAGGAAATGCGCGCCTTTTCCCCCCTGATCTCCCCGGACATCTTTGAGGCCCTGTCCCTTAAGACCATGATTAAACGCCGCTCCTCTTACGGGGGAACGGCCCCGGAAAATGTGTCGGCCGCCGTGGACCGGGCGCTGGCCCGGATCGAGGGCCTTTTGGAACCACATGACCCCGGTCATGGAAATGGAGTGTAA
- the argG gene encoding Argininosuccinate synthase, giving the protein MPLKKIKKIVLAYSGGLDTSVILKWLIETYGCEVIAFSADIGQKDDMSEVEKNALSTGATKVYIEDLSEDFVRDYVFPAFRANAIYEGQYLLGTSLARPLIAKRQVEIARMEGADAVSHGATGKGNDQVRFELTALALAPGITIVAPWRDWDLNSRTALMDFAKKHGIKVPTTRANPYSMDGNLLHISYEGGILEDPWQAPPEDIFTLTVSPRNAPDEPEIIEIDFEKGDPVAISGETMTPAKLLGELNRLGGRHGIGRVDLVENRFVGMKSRGVYETPGGTLLRSAHMAMESITMDREVLRLRDSLIPKYAGLIYNGFWFAPEREMLQGMIDQSQQNVSGTVRMELYKGACRVLGRKSPHSLYREDFATFEDDDVYTQKDAEGFIRLNALRLRIAALLKEGP; this is encoded by the coding sequence ATGCCCCTCAAAAAAATCAAAAAAATCGTCCTGGCCTATTCCGGCGGCCTGGACACATCGGTGATACTGAAATGGCTCATTGAGACATACGGCTGCGAGGTCATCGCCTTTTCCGCCGACATCGGCCAGAAGGACGACATGTCCGAAGTGGAGAAAAACGCCCTGTCCACCGGGGCGACAAAAGTGTATATTGAGGATTTGTCCGAGGATTTCGTCCGGGACTACGTGTTCCCGGCATTCAGGGCCAACGCCATTTACGAGGGACAGTATCTGCTGGGGACCTCCCTGGCCCGCCCGCTCATCGCCAAACGGCAGGTCGAAATCGCCCGTATGGAGGGCGCCGACGCCGTGAGCCACGGCGCCACGGGCAAGGGCAACGACCAGGTGAGGTTCGAGCTGACCGCCCTGGCGCTCGCGCCCGGCATCACAATCGTGGCGCCCTGGCGGGACTGGGACTTAAACTCCCGGACGGCGCTCATGGATTTTGCCAAAAAACACGGAATCAAGGTCCCGACCACCCGCGCCAACCCCTACAGCATGGACGGAAACCTGCTCCACATCAGCTACGAGGGCGGAATCCTGGAAGACCCCTGGCAGGCGCCCCCGGAGGACATTTTCACCCTCACCGTCTCCCCGCGAAACGCGCCGGATGAGCCGGAAATCATCGAAATCGACTTTGAAAAGGGAGACCCCGTCGCCATCAGCGGCGAAACCATGACCCCGGCCAAACTCCTGGGAGAGCTGAACCGCCTGGGGGGCCGCCACGGGATCGGCCGGGTGGATCTGGTGGAAAACCGCTTCGTGGGCATGAAATCCCGGGGGGTCTATGAAACCCCGGGCGGGACCCTTTTGCGAAGCGCCCACATGGCCATGGAATCCATCACCATGGACCGGGAGGTCCTGCGTTTAAGAGACTCCCTCATTCCCAAGTACGCCGGGCTCATCTACAACGGGTTCTGGTTTGCCCCGGAACGGGAAATGCTGCAAGGCATGATCGACCAGTCCCAGCAAAACGTGTCCGGCACGGTGAGGATGGAGCTTTACAAGGGCGCCTGCCGGGTTCTGGGCCGAAAATCCCCCCATTCCCTTTACCGGGAGGATTTCGCCACCTTTGAGGACGACGACGTGTACACCCAGAAAGACGCCGAGGGTTTTATCCGCTTAAACGCCTTAAGACTCCGGATAGCGGCGCTGCTCAAGGAAGGCCCTTAA
- the argF gene encoding Ornithine carbamoyltransferase, which translates to MKKDILTLLDLEKDDFDALLKRAFELKDRQKKGIVEKSLSGKVLGLVFEKPSTRTRVSFEAAMARMGGSSIFIAAKDSQMSRDESVKDTARALSGFLDVLAVRVYEHRTAEDFARWAHAPVINALTDLCHPCQVLSDLMTVAEYRGGYEDVKIVWLGDANNVAHSWINAASALDLRLTLACPREFLPDEKTLENARNKNGRRIEVVSDPLEAVQGADVIYTDVWTSMGQDRDEAKIQTLKPFQANRRLMEAAGADGREVLIMHCLPAHREEEITDDVMEGPGSVIWTQSENKMHMHMAVLETLI; encoded by the coding sequence TTGAAAAAAGACATTTTAACCCTTCTTGATCTTGAAAAAGACGATTTTGACGCGCTTTTGAAACGCGCCTTTGAGCTTAAAGACCGGCAAAAAAAAGGAATCGTGGAAAAAAGCCTTTCCGGGAAAGTCCTGGGCCTTGTGTTTGAAAAACCCTCCACCCGCACCCGGGTGTCCTTTGAGGCCGCCATGGCCCGGATGGGGGGCTCGTCCATCTTCATCGCCGCCAAAGACTCCCAGATGTCCCGGGATGAATCGGTGAAAGACACCGCCAGAGCGCTGTCGGGATTCCTGGACGTTCTGGCCGTTCGCGTCTATGAACATAGAACGGCGGAGGACTTCGCCCGATGGGCCCACGCGCCGGTCATCAACGCGCTCACGGACCTGTGCCATCCCTGCCAGGTCTTAAGCGATCTCATGACCGTGGCGGAATATCGCGGGGGGTATGAGGACGTGAAAATCGTGTGGCTGGGGGACGCCAACAACGTGGCCCATTCCTGGATCAACGCCGCCTCGGCCCTGGACCTTCGTCTGACCCTGGCCTGCCCCCGGGAATTTCTCCCGGACGAAAAAACGCTTGAAAACGCCCGGAACAAAAACGGCCGCCGGATCGAGGTCGTCTCCGATCCCCTGGAGGCGGTCCAGGGCGCGGACGTCATCTACACCGATGTGTGGACCAGCATGGGACAGGACCGGGACGAGGCCAAAATACAGACCCTCAAACCCTTTCAGGCCAACCGGCGCCTCATGGAGGCGGCGGGCGCCGACGGCCGTGAGGTCCTGATCATGCACTGCCTTCCGGCCCACCGGGAAGAGGAGATCACGGACGATGTGATGGAAGGCCCCGGCTCCGTGATATGGACCCAGTCCGAAAATAAGATGCATATGCATATGGCCGTGCTGGAGACCCTTATCTGA
- the argD gene encoding Acetylornithine aminotransferase, with amino-acid sequence MTRIKTADESLARTYARSPVEIVRGSGAGVWDSEGKSYLDFTAGVAVCALGHAHPGVTAAVSDQAARLLHISNLYYTPVQTGLAARLTEKSFADRVFFCNSGAEANEAAIKLARKYFSRKGETGRFKIISLEGSFHGRTFGAMSATGQEKIRAGFGPLLEGFDFVPFNDPGALAKKMDESVCAMIMEPVQGEGGVRVPDPGYLKEARRVCDENGAFLIFDEIQTGMGRTGTLFAHEAFGAEPDIMTLAKALANGLPMGAMLATEKAAAGFSPGDHGSTFGGNPVAAAAALEVLKEMDRGALENCRETGAYFMKKLLDLKDRHEHIRQVRGMGLLLGAELDMEAGGVVAACLEKGFLINSVQGNVLRFIPPLIIEKKHIDALIQCLDGIFGRLNDL; translated from the coding sequence ATGACCCGGATCAAAACCGCCGATGAGTCCCTGGCCCGAACCTACGCGAGATCGCCTGTTGAAATCGTCCGGGGAAGCGGCGCCGGGGTCTGGGATTCCGAAGGAAAATCCTACCTGGATTTCACGGCCGGGGTGGCGGTGTGCGCCCTGGGCCACGCCCATCCCGGCGTCACGGCGGCGGTCTCGGACCAGGCCGCCAGACTGCTTCACATCTCCAATCTGTATTACACGCCGGTCCAGACCGGGCTGGCCGCGCGGCTGACGGAAAAAAGCTTCGCCGACCGGGTTTTTTTCTGCAACAGCGGCGCCGAGGCCAACGAGGCGGCCATCAAGCTGGCCCGGAAATATTTCAGCCGGAAAGGCGAGACCGGCCGTTTCAAAATCATCTCCCTGGAAGGCTCCTTTCACGGCAGGACCTTCGGGGCCATGTCGGCCACGGGCCAGGAAAAGATACGCGCCGGTTTCGGCCCCCTTTTGGAGGGCTTTGACTTTGTCCCCTTCAACGATCCCGGGGCGCTGGCGAAAAAAATGGACGAATCGGTCTGCGCGATGATCATGGAGCCCGTCCAGGGAGAGGGGGGCGTCCGGGTCCCGGACCCCGGGTATTTAAAAGAGGCCCGGCGGGTTTGCGACGAAAACGGCGCGTTTCTGATTTTCGACGAGATTCAAACCGGCATGGGGCGAACCGGAACGCTTTTCGCCCACGAGGCCTTCGGGGCCGAGCCCGACATCATGACCCTGGCCAAGGCCCTGGCCAACGGGCTGCCCATGGGGGCCATGCTGGCCACGGAAAAGGCGGCCGCCGGATTCAGCCCGGGCGATCACGGCTCCACCTTCGGGGGAAACCCTGTGGCGGCGGCCGCCGCGCTGGAGGTCTTAAAGGAAATGGACCGAGGCGCGCTTGAAAACTGCCGGGAAACCGGGGCGTATTTCATGAAAAAACTCCTGGATCTCAAAGACCGGCATGAACATATCCGCCAGGTCCGGGGCATGGGCCTGCTTCTGGGGGCCGAGCTGGACATGGAGGCCGGCGGCGTGGTGGCGGCCTGCCTGGAAAAGGGGTTTCTGATCAACAGCGTCCAGGGAAACGTCCTGCGTTTCATTCCGCCTTTGATCATCGAAAAAAAACACATCGACGCGCTGATCCAATGTCTGGACGGCATTTTCGGGCGTTTGAACGACCTGTGA
- the argB gene encoding Acetylglutamate kinase, whose amino-acid sequence MTPGVADILVEALPYIKQFYGMTIVVKYGGHAMVDEGLKNAFAKDITLLKYIGAHPVVVHGGGPQISRVMDQMGLSPRFVRGMRFTDEATMDVVEMVLGGKVNQEIVARINHYGGKAVGLSGKDSGLILAEKLRVVDEKEDAPPEIIDPGLVGKVSKINPEIINALSDGHFIPVIAPVGTGPLGETYNINADLVAAKVAMALSAGRLIFLTDVDGLFDADGALVSSIDPAGVKEMIRNGAISGGMIPKIECALEAVESGVEKAPIINGAKPHALLLELFTDKGTGTEIIC is encoded by the coding sequence ATGACTCCCGGCGTGGCGGACATACTGGTGGAGGCGCTGCCCTACATCAAACAGTTTTACGGCATGACCATCGTGGTGAAATACGGGGGCCACGCCATGGTGGACGAGGGACTTAAAAACGCCTTTGCCAAGGACATCACCCTGCTCAAGTACATCGGGGCCCACCCGGTGGTGGTGCACGGCGGGGGGCCCCAAATCAGCCGCGTGATGGACCAGATGGGGCTGAGCCCCCGTTTTGTGCGGGGCATGCGCTTTACGGACGAGGCCACCATGGACGTGGTGGAGATGGTGCTGGGGGGCAAGGTCAACCAGGAGATCGTGGCCCGGATCAACCATTACGGGGGAAAGGCGGTGGGCCTGTCCGGCAAGGACAGCGGCCTGATTCTGGCCGAAAAGCTTCGCGTGGTGGACGAAAAAGAAGACGCCCCGCCGGAAATCATCGACCCGGGCCTTGTGGGAAAGGTCTCCAAAATCAACCCGGAGATCATCAACGCGCTGTCGGACGGCCATTTCATCCCGGTGATCGCGCCGGTGGGAACCGGGCCTTTGGGGGAGACCTACAACATCAACGCCGACCTGGTGGCCGCGAAGGTGGCCATGGCCCTTTCGGCCGGGCGCCTGATTTTTTTGACCGATGTGGACGGCCTGTTCGACGCCGACGGCGCCCTGGTGTCCTCCATCGACCCGGCGGGGGTCAAGGAAATGATCCGAAACGGCGCCATATCCGGCGGCATGATCCCCAAAATCGAATGCGCCCTCGAAGCCGTTGAAAGCGGCGTTGAAAAGGCCCCCATCATCAACGGCGCCAAACCCCACGCCCTGCTTCTGGAGCTTTTTACGGATAAGGGCACGGGAACCGAAATCATTTGCTGA